A genomic window from Microbacterium sp. ET2 includes:
- a CDS encoding DUF3488 and transglutaminase-like domain-containing protein: MPSAESSSRRSADLLLTAGVFAALIAALLPLMRVVRPTGWLLGTLVIVAVVLVTGYVARRFRLPALAVSLIEVAVWVAFVTLVFLRDSAFLLVIPTVETFRELPDILTAAGEEIALGVAPLTPGAPLSMLIVGATGLLAVVIDHVVLTARMPLLAGVGLIAVSLIPAIAVPAEIDVVAFVLLAAAILFLIRTDTRTREEAGSAEATRAGATRTTASPSSASTAAGVSASGVSATAIGIGAIAVVVALVATPLLPQPAIRPGSGDLGPGPGIDATLQLGDDLRRPREVEVLQMRSDAPSPPYLRATTLTEFTGAVWEPDTGRSYPLDSAEALTALPVDPEIQVAEYSTTVEIRNLNSSWLPVSYPAIGIEGLDGVWGALPYNRTVEARQGGTQGQDYEVVSSVPRPTLEQIRARSAGGAGVRADTLGLPADLPPIVGELAAEMTAGAASDYDALLALQSWFRGADFRYSLEAPVEEGFDGSGAEAVARFLEVREGYCVHYASAFALMARTLDMPSRIVVGYLPGTSTGDAVDFQSVYSVMSGQLHAWPEIYFEGVGWIPFEPTNGLGQPTRFSPEASAPGETADGADAAPEASTPADVPDAVDPDTGEPLTPDAGTAAPDDEVDALPAVTVVLAVLVVLAIPLIVRDLRRRQQLSAARSGDAAAAWAVVQDTAIDLGIPSPISESPRGMGARLIAEAGASADAMGVLIRAIERASYAPGGRHGFGQGEATAVAAQEVRAQLLAAAQPARRLLALVVPRSLIIRPGSLYAGAGRGASRPAR, translated from the coding sequence GTGCCCTCCGCTGAGTCGTCATCACGCAGGAGTGCGGATCTCCTGCTGACAGCCGGGGTCTTCGCCGCCCTGATCGCGGCGCTCCTCCCCCTCATGCGAGTGGTGCGCCCCACAGGCTGGCTCCTGGGGACCCTGGTGATCGTCGCCGTGGTGCTCGTCACCGGATACGTCGCACGGCGCTTCCGGCTGCCGGCGCTGGCGGTCTCGCTCATCGAGGTGGCCGTGTGGGTGGCGTTCGTCACTCTGGTGTTCCTCCGCGACAGCGCCTTCCTCCTGGTCATACCGACCGTGGAGACCTTCCGGGAGCTTCCCGACATCCTCACCGCCGCCGGGGAGGAGATCGCGCTCGGGGTCGCACCGCTGACTCCCGGCGCCCCGCTCTCGATGCTGATCGTCGGGGCGACGGGCCTCCTCGCCGTGGTCATCGACCACGTGGTCCTCACGGCACGGATGCCGCTGCTCGCAGGGGTCGGGCTGATCGCGGTCTCTCTCATCCCCGCGATCGCCGTGCCGGCGGAGATCGACGTGGTCGCCTTCGTGCTGCTGGCCGCCGCGATCCTCTTCCTCATCCGGACCGACACCCGCACGCGCGAGGAGGCGGGGAGCGCGGAGGCGACCCGGGCGGGAGCGACCCGGACGACAGCATCACCGTCCTCGGCGTCGACGGCGGCCGGGGTGTCCGCCTCAGGGGTGTCGGCGACCGCGATCGGCATCGGGGCGATCGCCGTCGTCGTGGCGCTCGTGGCCACCCCCCTCCTCCCCCAGCCGGCGATCCGGCCGGGGTCGGGGGATCTGGGTCCCGGGCCCGGCATCGATGCCACGCTGCAGCTCGGCGACGACCTGCGCCGACCGCGTGAGGTCGAGGTGCTGCAGATGCGCAGCGATGCGCCCTCGCCGCCCTACCTTCGAGCGACGACCCTCACCGAGTTCACCGGCGCGGTGTGGGAACCCGATACCGGACGTTCCTATCCGCTCGACAGCGCCGAGGCGCTCACCGCGCTCCCGGTCGATCCCGAGATCCAGGTCGCGGAGTATTCGACGACCGTGGAGATCCGCAACCTCAACTCCTCGTGGCTTCCGGTGTCCTACCCCGCGATCGGGATCGAGGGACTCGACGGCGTGTGGGGGGCGTTGCCCTACAACCGCACGGTCGAAGCCCGGCAGGGCGGGACGCAGGGGCAGGACTACGAGGTCGTCTCCAGCGTCCCGCGTCCGACGCTCGAGCAGATCCGCGCGCGTTCGGCCGGGGGCGCGGGCGTCCGCGCCGACACCCTGGGGCTGCCCGCCGACCTCCCCCCCATCGTCGGTGAGCTGGCGGCGGAGATGACCGCCGGGGCGGCGTCCGATTACGACGCGCTGCTGGCCCTGCAGAGCTGGTTCCGCGGAGCCGACTTCCGCTACTCGCTCGAGGCGCCCGTCGAGGAGGGGTTCGACGGCAGCGGCGCCGAGGCGGTCGCCCGATTCCTGGAGGTGCGCGAGGGCTACTGCGTGCACTACGCCTCGGCTTTCGCACTCATGGCCCGGACCCTCGACATGCCGAGCCGGATCGTCGTCGGCTACCTCCCGGGAACCTCGACCGGTGATGCCGTGGACTTCCAATCGGTGTACTCGGTGATGTCGGGTCAGCTGCACGCGTGGCCGGAGATCTACTTCGAAGGCGTCGGATGGATCCCCTTCGAACCGACCAACGGTCTCGGTCAGCCGACCCGCTTCTCCCCCGAAGCCTCGGCGCCCGGGGAGACCGCCGACGGCGCGGACGCCGCCCCCGAGGCATCCACTCCCGCCGACGTGCCCGACGCGGTCGACCCCGACACGGGCGAGCCGCTGACCCCGGATGCCGGCACCGCCGCCCCCGACGACGAGGTCGACGCTCTCCCGGCGGTGACGGTGGTCCTCGCCGTCCTGGTAGTGCTGGCGATCCCGCTCATCGTCCGGGATCTGCGGCGCAGGCAGCAGCTGTCTGCCGCCCGGTCCGGCGATGCCGCCGCCGCGTGGGCGGTCGTGCAGGACACCGCGATCGACCTGGGGATCCCGTCGCCGATCAGCGAGAGTCCGCGAGGGATGGGAGCCCGGCTCATCGCCGAAGCCGGCGCGTCCGCCGACGCCATGGGTGTGCTCATCCGGGCGATCGAACGCGCCAGCTATGCCCCGGGTGGGCGCCACGGCTTCGGGCAGGGCGAGGCGACCGCGGTCGCCGCGCAGGAGGTGAGGGCGCAGCTGCTGGCGGCGGCGCAGCCCGCGAGGCGCCTTCTCGCGCTCGTCGTGCCGCGCTCGCTCATCATCCGCCCCGGGTCGCTCTACGCCGGCGCGGGCCGCGGCGCCTCCCGCCCGGCCCGCTGA
- a CDS encoding LLM class flavin-dependent oxidoreductase, producing MKSFGTLSFGHYGPLGGGRELTAGESMLQAIDLAQGMDDLGVNGISFRVHHFARQQSSPMPLLAAIAARTRHIEMGTGVIDMRYENPLYLAEEAAAVDLISGGRLALGVSRGSPETVVRGYEAFGYTGAKDPRGADLAREHFATFLHAIEGNGIAERDSSSPFGGGTGLQRIEPYSPGLRSRIWWGAGNRETAEWAGRTGVNLMSSTLLTEDRGLPFDVLQAEQIDAFRAAWRDAGHPGEPRVSVSRSIFPITTAEDEMYFGGRQDGDGVGYIDGFRSTFGKTYAAAPEVLVEQLREDAAVMSADTLMLTIPSQLGVAFNLRLVESFARHVAPHLGWVPSTQSLVAS from the coding sequence ATGAAGAGTTTCGGAACCCTCTCCTTCGGTCACTACGGTCCGCTCGGCGGGGGCCGGGAGCTCACTGCCGGTGAGTCGATGCTCCAGGCCATCGACCTCGCGCAGGGCATGGACGATCTGGGCGTGAACGGCATCTCGTTCCGCGTGCATCACTTCGCCCGGCAGCAGTCCTCCCCGATGCCGCTCCTGGCTGCGATCGCAGCGCGGACGCGCCACATCGAGATGGGCACCGGGGTCATAGACATGCGGTACGAGAATCCCCTCTACCTCGCCGAGGAAGCGGCGGCGGTCGACCTCATCAGTGGCGGCCGACTGGCACTCGGGGTCAGCCGCGGGTCACCCGAGACGGTCGTGCGCGGCTATGAGGCGTTCGGGTATACGGGTGCGAAGGATCCGCGGGGGGCGGACCTCGCTCGCGAGCACTTCGCGACCTTCCTGCACGCGATCGAGGGGAACGGCATCGCCGAACGCGATTCTTCGAGCCCGTTCGGCGGCGGCACGGGGCTGCAGCGGATCGAGCCGTACTCCCCCGGCCTGCGCTCGCGGATCTGGTGGGGTGCGGGCAACCGTGAGACGGCCGAGTGGGCCGGGCGCACGGGCGTGAACCTCATGTCGTCCACGCTCCTCACCGAAGACCGGGGTCTGCCGTTCGACGTGCTCCAGGCCGAGCAGATCGACGCCTTCCGAGCCGCATGGCGCGACGCCGGCCACCCCGGCGAGCCGCGGGTGTCGGTGAGCCGCTCGATCTTTCCGATCACCACCGCCGAGGACGAGATGTACTTCGGCGGCCGGCAGGACGGCGACGGCGTGGGCTACATCGACGGCTTCCGCTCGACCTTCGGCAAGACCTATGCCGCCGCCCCGGAGGTGCTCGTGGAGCAGCTGCGGGAGGACGCCGCGGTCATGAGCGCCGACACGCTGATGCTCACGATCCCGAGCCAGCTCGGGGTGGCGTTCAACCTGCGGCTGGTGGAGTCCTTCGCCCGCCACGTGGCACCGCACCTCGGGTGGGTCCCCTCCACGCAGAGTCTCGTGGCAAGCTGA
- a CDS encoding DUF427 domain-containing protein, whose product MRHPSPDPVAPGQESVWDYPRPPRMEKVDARVTITLGGELIVDTGDVVRVLETSHPPVFYLPIAAFVDGALTDGVGSSFCEFKGAARYLDVHGGGEHRPAAAWNYPRPSAGYELLADRVAVYAQVMDRCTVDGETVTAQPGRFYGGWITSRVAGPFKGVAGSMGW is encoded by the coding sequence ATGCGTCATCCGTCACCAGACCCCGTCGCACCGGGGCAGGAATCGGTGTGGGATTACCCGCGGCCGCCGCGGATGGAGAAGGTCGACGCCCGCGTCACGATCACTCTCGGAGGCGAGCTGATCGTCGACACCGGCGACGTCGTCCGCGTGCTCGAGACCAGCCATCCGCCGGTGTTCTACCTGCCGATCGCAGCGTTCGTCGACGGCGCGCTCACCGACGGCGTCGGGTCATCGTTCTGCGAGTTCAAAGGTGCGGCGCGCTACCTCGACGTCCACGGCGGCGGGGAGCATCGTCCGGCAGCTGCGTGGAACTATCCACGACCGAGCGCCGGTTACGAGCTGCTGGCCGATCGGGTCGCGGTGTATGCGCAGGTGATGGACCGCTGCACGGTCGACGGCGAGACCGTCACTGCTCAACCCGGACGTTTCTACGGCGGGTGGATCACGTCGCGCGTCGCCGGGCCGTTCAAGGGCGTGGCGGGCTCCATGGGCTGGTGA
- a CDS encoding LON peptidase substrate-binding domain-containing protein has protein sequence MFPLGSVLFPHAPLALRIFEPRYLTMLGRLLDEEDPQFGVVLIERGPEAGGGDQRSSLGTMARLAQVQVGKDDIFVLAVGDQRVRVDTWLDDDPHPVAEVTPLEALTWDDALSPLRTEAESIVRRVLGKADVVGLAPYDPNIELSEDPVESAWQLAAIAPLGELDRFTLLQATTLGGLLRQVIDMTLDIEPVLGGGDGTSGPFSGM, from the coding sequence ATGTTCCCCCTCGGCAGTGTGCTCTTCCCGCACGCGCCGTTGGCGCTGCGGATCTTCGAGCCGCGCTATCTCACCATGCTCGGGCGCCTGCTCGACGAGGAGGACCCGCAGTTCGGGGTGGTGCTCATCGAACGCGGGCCCGAGGCGGGTGGCGGCGATCAGCGCAGTTCGCTGGGCACCATGGCACGTCTCGCGCAGGTGCAGGTCGGAAAAGATGACATCTTCGTCCTGGCGGTGGGGGACCAGCGCGTCAGGGTGGACACGTGGCTCGATGACGACCCGCATCCTGTCGCCGAGGTCACGCCCCTCGAGGCGTTGACCTGGGACGATGCGCTGTCACCGCTGCGAACGGAGGCGGAGAGCATCGTGCGGCGCGTCCTGGGCAAGGCCGACGTGGTGGGCCTGGCCCCGTACGACCCGAACATCGAGCTGTCGGAAGATCCCGTCGAGTCGGCGTGGCAGCTCGCTGCGATCGCTCCGCTCGGCGAACTCGATCGGTTCACGCTCCTGCAGGCCACCACCCTGGGGGGCCTCCTGCGGCAGGTCATCGACATGACCCTCGACATCGAACCCGTCCTCGGCGGGGGAGATGGGACCTCCGGTCCATTCTCGGGAATGTGA
- a CDS encoding DNA glycosylase AlkZ-like family protein: MTHRLTREQARRIVVRAQLLDADRPGDVVEVAEQLGYIKIDPTTVIAACEHTVLWSRIGWSYETGQLKKAVEIDRLLFEFQGAFHPMSLLPLLRPTMRRHPERESSRQWLEANAGFRSDVLARLRADGPLTAREIPDTAAVARAPDGWSGSNQVPLMLDLLARRGEVAVTRREGRSRVWDLADRVYPRDLPEVDDETAAQELEARRLKAAGIAREKSTWTRVGKAGEAAEVEGSSWKWRVDPDALEAADVDIDGRVALVNPYDSVLFDRPRLAEVFDFDYVLEQFKPKAQRRYGFFAHPILMGDRFVGMLDAEVDRDRELLRVNAVHEFVPFEPEETDMVRAEIGDLAEWLGVRVVGME, from the coding sequence GTGACGCACCGACTCACCCGGGAACAGGCGCGGCGCATCGTCGTGCGTGCGCAGCTCCTCGACGCCGACCGGCCTGGTGATGTGGTGGAGGTGGCTGAGCAGCTGGGGTACATCAAGATCGACCCGACTACGGTGATCGCCGCCTGCGAGCACACCGTGCTGTGGTCGCGGATCGGATGGTCCTACGAGACCGGCCAGCTGAAGAAGGCGGTGGAGATCGACCGCCTGCTGTTCGAGTTCCAGGGCGCGTTCCACCCGATGAGTCTGCTGCCGCTTCTTCGTCCCACCATGCGTCGACACCCCGAGCGCGAGAGCAGCCGGCAGTGGCTGGAGGCCAACGCCGGCTTCCGTTCCGACGTCCTGGCCCGTCTGCGCGCAGACGGGCCGCTGACCGCACGTGAGATCCCCGACACGGCCGCGGTGGCCCGGGCGCCGGACGGGTGGTCGGGGTCCAACCAGGTGCCCCTGATGCTCGACCTCCTGGCGCGCCGGGGCGAGGTGGCCGTGACCAGGCGGGAAGGACGCAGTCGCGTATGGGATCTCGCCGATCGCGTGTACCCCCGCGATCTTCCGGAGGTGGACGACGAAACCGCTGCTCAGGAGCTGGAGGCCCGGCGCCTGAAGGCCGCGGGCATCGCGCGGGAGAAGTCGACCTGGACACGGGTGGGGAAGGCGGGGGAGGCGGCCGAGGTCGAGGGATCGTCATGGAAGTGGCGCGTCGATCCCGATGCGCTCGAAGCCGCCGACGTCGACATCGACGGCCGCGTGGCGCTGGTGAACCCGTACGACAGCGTCCTGTTCGACCGTCCGCGTCTAGCCGAGGTGTTCGACTTCGACTATGTGCTCGAGCAGTTCAAGCCCAAGGCGCAGCGCCGCTACGGCTTCTTCGCCCACCCGATCCTGATGGGCGACCGCTTCGTCGGGATGCTGGATGCCGAGGTCGATCGCGACCGCGAGCTCCTGCGCGTGAACGCCGTCCACGAATTCGTGCCGTTCGAACCGGAGGAGACCGACATGGTCCGGGCAGAGATCGGCGACCTCGCCGAATGGCTCGGCGTGCGCGTCGTGGGGATGGAGTGA